A stretch of the Candidatus Jettenia sp. AMX2 genome encodes the following:
- a CDS encoding AAA family ATPase — protein MSSGDRSALALAFFLAAVKQDGKIGNKIIVLDDPFTSQDRFRRTCTQQLIRQLAGTAKQVIVLSHDPHFLRLIWEGYPATDIKVLQLYRTGDNTIIGECDIEAETQSTYLKNYSSLLNFYRERKGTTLDVARSIRPFVEGMLRVHFPSHFQRNEWLGDFIDKIRNTDNTNSLSHAKADLAEIEAINDYSKKYHHDQNPNADTEPLSADELHGFVKRTLRLVGGA, from the coding sequence TTGAGTTCCGGAGACCGAAGCGCTCTGGCGTTAGCATTCTTTCTGGCAGCAGTGAAACAGGATGGGAAAATTGGAAACAAGATAATCGTGCTGGATGATCCCTTTACAAGTCAAGACCGTTTTCGGCGCACCTGCACTCAACAGCTGATCCGCCAACTTGCTGGTACAGCTAAGCAGGTTATTGTTTTATCCCATGATCCTCACTTTTTAAGACTCATCTGGGAAGGTTATCCCGCAACTGACATTAAGGTACTTCAATTGTACCGTACCGGAGACAACACGATCATTGGAGAGTGTGACATCGAAGCCGAAACCCAATCAACTTACTTGAAGAACTATTCCTCACTACTTAATTTTTATCGAGAACGGAAGGGTACAACTTTGGATGTGGCGCGTTCAATCCGTCCTTTCGTTGAGGGAATGCTTCGTGTCCATTTCCCAAGTCACTTTCAAAGGAATGAATGGCTCGGCGATTTCATCGATAAGATTCGGAATACTGACAACACAAACAGCCTTTCCCATGCAAAGGCAGATCTGGCCGAAATTGAAGCGATAAATGACTACTCCAAGAAATACCATCACGACCAAAATCCAAACGCGGACACCGAGCCATTGTCTGCAGATGAATTGCATGGATTCGTAAAAAGAACACTTCGGTTAGTTGGAGGAGCTTAG
- a CDS encoding site-specific DNA-methyltransferase codes for MTNKNQKLELTWIGKDNQPKLEPRILIEDPERSYGDKNSSSMLIYGDNLLALKALEQDFAGKIKCIYIDPPFNTGSAFKYYDDGLEHSIWLGMMRDRLCLLRSLLANNGAIFVHIDYNEEAYLRVIMDEIFGRKNFRNTIIISRIKKNIREREKVKALNYAHDVIVFYAKSDDCFVLPPTKSVERRERWHAFDAPGIRPTMEYELFGHRPPAGRHWLYDKNRAKTLIDSGDLRSNPRTGKPQYRIPSGTEDICDTLWIDITASSFKWNFPSGEKNEKLIQRILEMSTIEGDFVLDSFLGSGTTAAVAHKMNRRWIGIELGEHCHTHCLPRLRKVVDGTDQGGISKIVHTPNPYRKGNEPTPNPSQEGNKESPLPGGDLGVGWQGGGGFKYYYLAPSLLKKDKHNNWIIDERYNADMLAAAMAKHEGFRYCPDEHIYWKHGRSTEKDYIFTTTQFVTVQFLDKIHEEMRLDESLLICCKSFQEACENRYANITIKKIPKMLLGRCEFGKEDYSLNIVNLPVDSEPTTDPYREGDLKKNLTKVENKEELEQSNPPIFQSSKGSNRHTRKMKGQKSLFPEKEANEG; via the coding sequence ATGACAAACAAAAACCAAAAACTTGAACTCACATGGATAGGCAAGGATAACCAGCCGAAGCTGGAGCCGCGGATATTGATTGAAGATCCGGAGAGGTCTTACGGCGATAAGAACAGTAGCAGCATGCTTATCTACGGTGATAATCTTCTTGCTCTCAAGGCACTTGAGCAGGACTTTGCAGGAAAGATAAAATGCATTTATATAGACCCGCCATTCAATACAGGGAGTGCATTTAAATATTATGATGATGGTTTAGAACATTCAATTTGGTTAGGTATGATGAGAGACAGATTATGTCTATTACGCAGTCTTCTTGCTAATAACGGAGCAATCTTTGTTCACATAGACTACAATGAAGAAGCATATTTAAGGGTTATTATGGATGAAATTTTTGGACGCAAGAATTTTAGAAATACGATAATTATATCTCGTATAAAAAAGAATATTAGGGAACGAGAAAAGGTAAAGGCCTTAAATTATGCTCATGATGTTATAGTGTTTTATGCAAAAAGTGACGATTGTTTTGTTCTTCCTCCAACAAAATCTGTTGAGAGAAGGGAAAGATGGCATGCCTTTGATGCACCGGGGATAAGACCAACTATGGAGTATGAACTTTTTGGGCATCGTCCTCCAGCAGGAAGACATTGGCTTTATGACAAAAATCGTGCAAAGACACTAATAGATAGTGGAGACCTTCGTTCAAATCCAAGAACGGGTAAACCACAATATAGGATTCCTTCTGGCACAGAGGATATTTGTGATACCTTATGGATAGATATTACTGCTTCATCATTTAAATGGAATTTCCCAAGTGGAGAAAAGAATGAAAAACTTATTCAACGTATTCTGGAAATGTCTACAATAGAAGGTGATTTTGTTCTTGATTCTTTCCTTGGCTCGGGTACAACCGCCGCAGTTGCTCATAAAATGAACCGAAGGTGGATAGGCATTGAGCTTGGTGAGCATTGCCATACCCATTGCCTGCCGCGATTGAGAAAGGTTGTTGACGGTACGGATCAGGGTGGAATATCAAAAATTGTACACACCCCTAACCCCTATCGAAAGGGGAATGAACCCACCCCTAACCCCTCCCAAGAGGGGAATAAAGAAAGTCCCCTCCCCGGAGGGGATTTAGGGGTGGGTTGGCAAGGCGGCGGTGGCTTCAAATATTACTACTTAGCCCCAAGTCTGTTGAAAAAGGATAAACACAACAATTGGATAATAGATGAACGTTATAATGCCGATATGCTTGCAGCAGCTATGGCAAAACATGAAGGCTTTAGATACTGCCCGGACGAACATATTTACTGGAAACATGGTCGTTCAACTGAAAAAGATTATATATTTACCACAACGCAGTTCGTTACGGTACAGTTTTTAGATAAGATTCATGAAGAAATGAGATTAGACGAAAGCCTTCTGATTTGTTGTAAATCTTTCCAAGAAGCTTGTGAAAATCGTTACGCTAACATCACCATAAAAAAGATTCCCAAGATGTTACTTGGCAGATGTGAATTTGGAAAAGAAGATTATAGTCTGAATATAGTCAATTTGCCGGTTGATTCAGAACCTACCACTGATCCCTACCGGGAAGGGGACTTGAAGAAGAATCTCACCAAAGTGGAAAATAAAGAAGAACTTGAGCAATCAAATCCTCCTATTTTCCAATCGTCAAAGGGAAGTAATAGACACACGAGGAAAATGAAAGGACAAAAAAGCCTTTTTCCAGAGAAAGAAGCAAATGAAGGATAG